The DNA window GGAAGGCCAGCCTGCTCATGGTGGAGTCCCTCACGGGGATCACCAACATCGTCGACTGCGACTCACACCTCGCCGAGCAGCTGCGTCCTCCGGAGTGCAACCTCCCGCCTCCCTAGGCGCAGCGCGCGGGCGCTGAAACACCACGGGCCCGTACCTGTCTCCAGGTCCGGGCCCGTGTCGTTATCAAGCCACTACGTCGCCAGCGCCTCGCGGCACTTGAGGCACACGTCGCCGCCCTGCCCCACCGCCTCCGCGTACGTCCAGCACCGCGGGCACTTGTGGCCGTGCGCGGGCTTCACCTCCGCGAACACCTTCACGCCGTCGCCAAAGGCTCGCGTCACGTCCAGCGCCGTCGCCTCGGCGCCCTCCGCGTCCACCAGCTCCACCTGGCTGGTGATGAAGAGGCCGGGCAGCTCGTCCTGGTGCGCCTTCAGGAACTCACGCACCGGCGCCGACGCCGTCAGCAGCACCCGCGCCTCCAACGATGCGCCGATGCGCTTCTCCCGCCGCGCCACCTCCAGCACGCCCTGCACCGCCGCTCGCAGCGCGAAGAGCTTCGCGTAGCGCTCCGCCAGCGCGGGCTCCAGCTTCGCGCCCGGCTCCGGGAAGCCCGCCAGGAACACGCTCTCCTCGCTCTTGCCCGGCAGGAAGCCCCACGCCTCCTCGGCGGTGAAGCTCATCACCGGCGCGAGCAGCCGCAGCAACACGGACGACACCTCATGCAACACCGTCTGCGCGCTCCGACGTCCCTTCCCGTCCGTCCGCCACGTGTACAGACGGTCCTTCAGGATGTCGAAGTACACCGCCGACAAGTCACCGGCGCAGAAGTCCACCACCGTCGCGTAGACGAGGTGGAACTCATAGTCCTCGTACGCCTGCTTCACCCGGGCCACCACTTCCGACAGCCGGCCCAGCGCCCACTGGTCCAAGGGCAACAGCTCCGCCCGCGCGACGGTGTGCTTCGCCGGGTCGAAGTCATACAAGTTGCTCAGCGCGTAGCGGACCGTGTTGCGAATCTTCCGGTAGCCTTCCGACAGGCCCTTGAGAATCTGGTCCGACAGGCGCACGTCGTTGCGGTAGTCACTCGCCGCCACCCACAGACGCAGCACCTCCGCGCCGTACTGCTGGATGATCTTCTCCGGCGCCACCACGTTGCCCAGGCTCTTCGACATCTTCTCGCCCTTGCCGTCCACCACGAAGCCGTGCGTGAGACAGGCCTTGTAGGGCGACACATCGCGAGTCCCCACCGCCACCAGCATGGACGAGTGGAACCAACCCCGGTGCTGGTCACTGCCCTCCAAGAAGAGGTCCGCGGGCATCCGCTGCCGCCGCTCGAGCACCGCGGAGAACATGCACGCCGAGTCGAACCACACATCGAGGATGTCCGTCTCCCGACGGAACTCACCCTTGCCACACCGGGGACACTGGAAGCCTTCCGGCAGGAAGTCCTTCACCGGCGTGCGGTACCACACGCCCACGCCCTCCTTCTCCACCGCCGCCGCCACCTTCTCCATCAGCTCCGGCGAGACGAGCGCCTCGTCACAGCCCTCGCAGTACGCGATGCAGATGGGCACGCCCCACGTGCGCTGACGGCTGATGGTCCAGTCCGGGCGCGTCTCCAACATGCCTCGGATGCGGCTGTGCCCCCACGAGGGCACCCACTTCACCTTGTCCACCTCCGCCAGCACCTCCTGACGGAACGTCTTCTCCCCGTGGAAGGGACCATCCATGGGGATGAACCACTGATACGTCGCGCTCAGGATGATGGGGTTATGGCACCGCCAGCAGTGCGGATAGCTGTGCGCCACCGTGTCCTTCGCGTCGTTCAGCAGCGCGCCCTTCTCCACCAGGAGGGCGATGACGAGCGGGTTCGCCTCGAAGACACGCTTGCCCGCGAGCGCCTCGCCCACCGTGTCGTCATAGCGGCCATCCGGACGCACCGGGTTGTAGATGTCCAGCCCGTACGACAGGCCGACCTCGTAGTCCTCCTGGCCATGCCCCGGCGCCGTGTGCACCAGGCCCGTACCGGCATCCAACGTGACGTGCTCGCCCAGGACGATGCGGCCGCGCCGCTCGTAGAAGGGGTGCTGGTACGTCAGGTGCTCCAGGTCCGCGCCCTGCGCGTACGCGAGGATGCGCGACGGGTCCACCATCGCCGCCGCGGACACCTCGCCGCCCGGCAGCGCCACGTTCTTCACCGCCAGCTCGTCGGACTTCACCTCCGCCAACACCTTGGGCAGCAGGTCCTTCGCCACGCAGATGACGCGCGCGCCCAGTTGGTAGAAGACGTACTCCAGCTCCGGGTTGACGGCGACGGCCAGGTTCGCCGGCAGCGTCCACGGCGTCGTCGTCCAGATGGCGAAGGCGACCTCGTGCCCCTTCAGCGCGGGGACCCGCTCGGCGAGTTCAGCGCCCGCGGGGAAGGCCACGTAGACGGACGGAGACTCGTGCTCCTCGTACTCCACCTCCGCCTCGGCCAGGGCCGTCTGGTCCTGGAGGCACCAGTACACCGGCTTCTTGCGGCGGTAGAGCATGCCTCGGCGCGCGAAGACGGCGAGCTCGCGGATCTCCTGCGCCTCGTAAGAGAAGTCGAGCGTCTTGTAGGGCGCATCCCATGAGCCAAAGACGCCCAGCCGCTGGAACTCCGCCTTCTGGATGTCGATGAACTCGAGCGCGTACTCGCGGCACTTCTCCAGGAAGACGTCGCGCGACAGGGTGCGCTTGTCCACCTTCTTGTCCTTCAGCCGCTTCTCCACCGCCTGCTCGATGGGGAGGCCGTGCGTGTCCCAGCCCGGGATGAAGTCGCACCGGCGTCCCACCCCGTTGCGGTACTTCACCACGATGTCCTTGAGGACCTTGTTCAGCGCATGGCCCGCGTGGAGGTGGCCGTTGGCGTACGGCGGACCATCCGGGAGCACGAAGGGCTCACCGGCGGCGTTCTTCTCCAGAATCTTCTCCCAAATCCCCCGCTCCCCCCACCAGCCGAGCATCCGGGGCTCGAGCTGCGCCAGATTCCCCTTCATCGGGAAGTCCGTGCGTGGAAGGTTGACCGAGTCCTTGAAGTCCTTGTCCTGGGAGGGCGTGTCGCTCATGTCGACAGCGCCCGTAACATGCCGGGTACAGCGCTTCAATCGGTGGAGGGGCGCACCTCGTCGGGAGACACCGTCCGCCGCACGACGATGACCGACAGCTTGCCTTCCTTGGCCGGCCCCATCTTGAGCGCAATCTCGTCATTGCTGGAGCGGAAGACGAGCGGGTCCACTTCCTCGAAGCCCGCCTGGGCCAGCTCGTTGCGGTAGTAGACCTCCACCTCCTGCTGCCGGGCGCTCACCGAATAGACGAGCGTGCGCGCGCCCTCCATCTCCGTCTGCATCAGCCCCGCGCCACCGGGATACACCGGCGCCACCGTCGACTGCTGACGCGGCGCCTGGGACAGGTCCGCCTGCCCGAGAAACACCGTGGTCGTCCCGTCTGGATTCGGCTGGAGGATGGCCGTGTACGAGATGAAGGCGCGCGTGTCGATGGCGGTAATCATCGGCTCGCGCAGGAACTGCGGCTGCTCCGCCATGGGCGGGATGTGGAAGCCCCACAGCGCGAAGCGGTCCACCATCTTCGAGAGGATGACCTCCGGCTTCTCCTTGCTGCGCACCGCGCTCAGCTTCACGGGGATGCCGCTGGAAATGACCGGCACCGACACCTCCACGACCCCCACCACCCCAGGCACGTCCCACGTGAAGGGCAGGCGCTGCGCGGCGGCGGGTCCCGCGAGCAACACCAGCCCCACCACCACGCTCCAGGTCCACGACTTCACGTGTGTCATCACGAGCCTTCTTGGATGGGGGCCGGCTCACCCCTGCGCTTGCGAGGCCGCTTCCCCGTCGCGGGCTTCGCGCAGCCCTCGGAGCACTCCCGAACCTTCTTCTCGACCTTCTCCTGGCAGCGCCTGGCACAGGAGCGGTAGGGGCCTGATTGCTCCGGGTCCGTGAGCTCGGGGCACTTGTTCATGCATCGTTGCAACGTGTCATCCATCTTGAGGACACAGTCCGTGTTGCACGTCGGCCCGTCCGCCATCGCCAGCGGCGCCGCCAGCAGGACCAGGAGCCCCGCCATCCATCGCCACCGCTCAATCACAGTCCAACCCCAGGAAGCAGCCGCCGTCACGCAAGCGATTGACATACGCCGCGCCGTAGTACCCCGAGGTGCCTGCGACAACCGAACCGGGCGACGTGGGCCAGATGAGGGAGATGGGGTCCCTGAGCGGCATCACCTGGATGAAGTTGGTCTCCTCGCCCGCGGCGCTGATCCAGAAGGTCTGCTCCTTCATGCCCAGCCCCACCATGGCGAGTGCCGTGAGGGGCAAGGGGTTGATGTACAAGGCGGCTTCCGCCAGGGCGCTCGCGCCAAGGGGGATGGGCAGCGACGTGGGCGTATAGGTGGACCACGCGGCCGCATGGAAGGCCGGGTTGGTGCAAGGAAAGAGCTGGTCCTGCTTGGCGATGAGGCAGGTGGGTGACTCCCGCTCTCCCGCAAGGCCCCAGTCATCCACGAGCATGGCGAAGCGCCCCGTGCAGGTTCCTCCCACGGGACGACCCACCGCGCAGACCTGCATGGTGGAGATGGAGTCCTCCAGGTGCTTCTTCTTGTACAGCGCGCCTTCCGAACCATCGTCGAGGAAGGACGAAGGAAAGCGCCAGGCGCTCAACGTGGCCTGGGCTCCACACGCCGTCCCTCCATTGTCCCGGTAGACAGGCCGCGTCAGGACGGCCCCGGCCCAGCCCACCCCCACGTCCATGCCGCAGCTCACCTGCATGCCCGTGCCCTGCGTGAAGACCTGGGTGATGCGGCCCCCGCCCTGCGCGGAGGACAGCCCCTTGAAGTCCGAGTAGCGCGCCTGCGCGTTCGCGGCGGCGCTCCTCATGGAGCCACCCGCCTGGCTGTAGGAGGCGGGGATGAAGTGCATCTCTCCATGCGTCCCATCCCATAGCGCCGAGACGGCGGCCTCCTGGACCTTGAGCGACAGGAAGCCCACCTCCGCCAGGTGGATGCCGAAGACGATGATGGTGACGAAGAGCGTGGCGCCGATGGCCGCTTCCAGCAGGGCCTGCCCTCGCGCGCGACGGGAAGTGACACGACGAGCAAGACGCGTGGTCATCGTTGAAGCCCCTTGAAGCCCGCGTTGCGCAGCTCCTCGAAGGTCTGTGCAGCCACGGGGGAGCTGAGGCGCAGGGTGTTCACCGCGTCATCCACGCCCGTGTTGTCGATGGTCGCGCCCACCAACGTCGCGCGCCAATAGGGGTTGAGGAGGTTGGGCGGCTCGGACCAGTGGTTGATGCCCGCGCTCCCTCCCCGGTGGTAGTAGGCGATGCCCGTGGAGAGCGCCGTCTGCGTCCCATTGGGCGTGCCGTCCTCCAGCGTGAAGCTCCTGGAGTCATACACGTTGCCCGCGCCCCCCTTCTCGAAGCGATAGCGGAAGGAGAGGTCCCACGGGTCCAGGGCCCGTGCCTGCAAGTCGCGCTGGACCACGGCGAAGTTCTTGGGCTGTCCATAGACGTTGCCCTCACCGTTGAGCAGCCGGAAGGGGTTGTAGTCGAGGAACGGCGGCCAGATGCCGGGGCAAGACGAAACGCCGCCCAGGCAGGGCACCAGGAAGTGATTGAAGGGGTCGCCACCGGGCGGTCCTCCCGTCCATTTGTGCTCGGGCATGGGGAAGCCCCCGGAGTTCACCAACGAGGAGGAGATGGACTGGACTCCCGCGACACTCGCGGGACAGGCCACGGGATTTCCCCCATGCAGCAGGTGGTCGTACATCCAGCCAATGGAGCCCCGGTCATCCGCGACAATGGCCGGCGCATAGGGAGGCAACCAAGGCATCTGGCGCCCCTTCTTGCCGAAGTACGTCGTGCCGTTGGTGTTGGGGAGAATCAGCACCTCGTCCGGGAACCAGATGAGGTAGTCCAGGTTGGCTTGATGGATGGCGTAGTGCCGTTCCTTCGACACCACCTGTCTGTGCGTGACGAAGGTGAAGCCGCGGCTGCCCATGGCCGCGTTCACCGCATGCGCCACGGTCAAGGGAAGGTCGCAGACCGCGCCATCCCCCGAGCACAGCGTGCCGCCACTCAGCTCCTTCTTGTTGACGTTTCCAATCGCCGGAACCTTCCAACTGGCGTCGTTGCCATGCTTCCCCGCGCCCATCGCGTTGCCGACAATCCGGTTGGCGAAGGTCTGGTTGTCCAGACGGTCGCGCAGGTCGCGGTAGACGTCCTGCTGCGCGGCGTAGAGGGCGCCCTGGGCAATCTGATGCCCGAGCATCTGCATCCGCACCATGAACTCCATGGACTGGAAGACGGCGTCCACGCGAAGCTTCTCCGCGCGCAGCTTCGCCTGAAGCATGCTCAGGTCCGCCAGCCCCTTGATGCCGCACTTGCACCGCGCCTTGCACCACGCGTTCTTCCAGGCGCAGGGGCACCCGGTGTTCTTGGCGATCTGGTAGGGCGTCTTGCCAATCCCAAAGCCCGTGTTGGCCGCGTTGAGCTCCGCGCGGTAGAGCGTGGCCCAGCTCACCAGGCTGGTGGCGCCCGCCTGCGCCACCGCGTGGCCAATCTGCGCGCGGTTCATCACCGCGATGTTGTTGAACGTGCGCGCGGTGGCCACCGCGTTGGAGTACGCCGCCGCGTCCGTCACCGTCTGCAGCTCGATGCGCTCACGCACCTTCATCGCGAAGGAGACCGTGAGCGTGGCCATCAACACCATCAACAGGGTGCCCAGGACGAACAACACCATCGTCTGACCGCGTACGAGAGTTCGCTTCATCGGGGGCAGTCCATGGAAGCGAAGTGGCGCCGCTTGGTGGGCGTCAGCATCCGCATGGTGAAGGTGGTCTCGATGGGGAACACGTACTGCTGCCGGGCCACACGCGAGGCGAGCTCGGAGCGGATGTCTCCCGCCACCGTGATGGGATTCGAGAACTCCCCCTGGTTCCAGTTCGCGTCCTTCTCCGCGAGGATCAACGGATTGGCCGCCCGGTAGTCCTGGATGCCCATCTGCGCCATGAACATGCGCGACATCACCCAGTTCGCGAACGGGATGCGCAGCGGGTACCAGTAGATGAGCTGCACCTCCAGTCGCCGCAGGTGCCCCGGCTCGTCGAACTCCTTGTCCTGCGGGCTGCCCACCCCACCACCGATGATGGCCCGGTTGATCCACACGATGCTTCCCGTGTGCACCCCGTCCAACCCCGCCTGGAAGCGGTTGTCCCGGCGCGCCCGGAACGCCGCCGCCAACCGCGCTGGCGCTCCACCACCGCCGCCGTGACGCACTTCGTCAGTGCTGCTCGACAGGCCGAGGAAGGAATGAAACGAAGGTATCAACGCGAGGATGGCCGCGTGCGTCATCCGCTCGCATTCGCCATGCGCCACGCTACCCGCACGGGTGGCTTGGAACGCCGCGTAATGCGCGAGCACCCTCGCCTGCAACATGAGGAACAATTGCAACGTGCCCAGCAACAGGAACACGACGAGGGGAAGCGTCAACGCCGCCTCTACCATCGCTTGTCCTGACTGGCCCTGGTTTCCGCGAGGGTCGGAATTCATGGCAGCACGCATGTTCCAGGTATTTGCGTCCCCAAGGACATACGTCAACTTGCCCGTGTCGCAAGACTGTCACCCAGCCTCGCGCTACAAGCCCGTCGCGGTCATGTTTCACTCAGGGGGATTCCCTGAGGCCCCGCGGGCTCAGCGCGGCTTCATGCCCTTCGTGTCGAGCTGATATTTCTTCACCAGCCGCTCGATGGACTTGCGGTGCAGCCCGCTCTCCCGCGCGGCGCGGGAGAGGTTGCCCTCGCAGCGGGTGAGGACGCTGGTGACGTACTCGCGCTCGAAGTTCTCCAGCAGCTGCTCCTTCGCGTCCTTGAACGAGAGGTGCTCGTTGAAGGGCAGCGGTCCCTCGCGCGTCTGCCCGCGCACTCGCGGCGGGAGGTGTGCGGGCTGAATCTCCTCGCCCTCGCTGAACGTCAGCACGTGTGACAACACGTTCATCAGCTCGCGCACGTTGCCCGGCCACGGATAGGACATCAGCAGGCCCATCGCCTCCGGCGAGAAGCGCTTCTTGCCGTGCTTGAGCACCACCTCCGGGTCCGCCAGCGCCTCCTTCAAGATGAGCGGAATGTCATCCCGGCGCTGACGCAGCGGCGGCAGCTGAATCGTTATCACCGAGAGGCGGAAGTAGAGGTCCTCGCGGAAGTTCCCCGCCTGAATCTCCTTCATCAAGTCGCGGTTCGTCGCGGCGATGACCCGACAGCTCACCTCGATGACGTCGTTGCCGCCCACGCGCCGCACCTCGTGGTTCTCCAGCACCCGCAGCAGCTTGGGCTGGAGGTCCAGGCGCAGCTCGCCCAGTTCGTCCAGGAAGATGGTGCCGCCGTGCGCGCGCTCGAACGCACCGGGCCGTCCGCTCACCGCGCCCGTGAAGGCGCCCTTCTCGTGGCCAAACAGCTCGCTCTCGATGAGGTTGGGCGGGATGGCGCCGCAGTCCAGCACCTCCATGGGCGACTTGTTGCGGCCCGACAGCTCATGGATGGCTCGCGCCACCAGCTCCTTCCCCGTGCCCGTCTCGCCTTGGATGATGACGGACACATCCAGCGGGGCGATCTTCTTGATGAGCCCGAAAATCTGCCGCATCTTCACGCTCTGCCCCACCATCCCGCACAGCTCGCCGTCACGGTCGGGCTCGATGGTGACTTCCTCGTCGAGCGGCGCGAAGGTCAGCACGGACGAGCCCGCTCGAATCTGCGAGCCCGGTGAGAGATAGGCGCGCTCAATCCTGCGCCCATCCAGGAACGTCCCGTTGGTGGAGCCCAAATCCACCAGCAGATAGCCCCGCTCGGTGAACTGGATTTCAAAGTGGTGGCGGCTCGCGGTGCGGTCCTCCACCAGCACCAGGTCATTGCCCGGATGCGCGCCACAGCGCAGGCGCTCCTTGTCGCTGACGACCGAGCGCCCCGTGTCCGGCCCGGAGGCCACCGCGAGGCGACACTTGTGCAGCTTCACCGTGGTGCGTGGGTCCACCACGAGCGTCTCCCCCAACAACGGGGAGTGGGCGAGGTCAAGCCCGGCGGCCTCTCCGGGGCTGGTGTGGATGTCGTCGGGATGCGGATCTGTCGCGCTCATCTCGTCACGAGGATAGCAAACGCGCCCCACACGGCCCGCTGTCGTCCAACGGCCCGTGCTACGCTTGAAGTCTCCCGCCCATGTCCCCCCGAAAAATCCAGAAGAAGGCCCCGGCCATGCCTGGGTCCCCGGCACCCGAGCGTCCCGCGCCGCGCCGCCCACGCACGAAGAAGACGGTGGCCATCCTGTCCCGGAAGCGCTCGCTCTACTCGACGCGCCGGCTGGTATCCGCCATTCGCGAGCGAGGCCATCGTCCCCTGGTGCTGGACACACTGCGTTGTTGCCTGCTGCTCGCCCAGGGCGCGCCGCGCATGACGTACCGCGGGGTGGAGATTCGCGGGGTGGACGTCGTGGTGCCTCGCATCGGCGCGTCCATCACCGCCTACGGGCTGGCGGTGGTGAATCACTTCGAGATGATGGGCGTGCCGGTGCTCAACCCGCCGACGTCCATCGCACGCAGCCGGGACAAGCTGCGCGCGCTCCAGTTCCTGTCGGGCTCCGGCCTGGACATTCCTCGCACCGTCATGGCGCATGACCGCAGCAACGTGCGCCGGCTGGTGGAGGAGGTGGGTGGCCTGCCCGTCATCATCAAGCTCATCAAGGGCACGCAGGGCGTGGGCGTGATGATTGCGCACACGCTGCCCGAGGTGCAGACCATCCTGGATACGTTCTGGGACCTGGGGCAGGAAATCGTGCTGCAGGAGTTCGTCGCGGAGAGCGAGGGCCGCGATGTCCGGGCGCTCGTGGTGGGCAGGCGTGTGGTGGGCGCCATGCGACGCAAGGCGAAGAAGGGCGAGTTCCGCTCCAACATCCACCGCGGCGGTGAAGGGCAGGCAATCGAGCTTCCTCCCGCGTACATGGAGGCCGCCGTGCGGGCCGCGACCATCGTCGGCCTGGAGGTGGCGGGCGTGGACATGCTGGAGGGCCATGCGGGACCCAGGTTGATGGAAATCAATTCCAGCCCCGGCTTCGAGGGACTGGAGCGCGCGACGGGCCAGGACATCGCGGGAGAAATCATCGAGCACGCGCTGACTTACGCCGAGCTGAAGGCGAGTGCTCCGCGCCTGTCGCGCACGTGAGCAACGACGGCCTCGCGAGGTTGGCCGCATGCCTTGAAGCAAGCGAGCAGCCTGGGCCGAAGGTGCCTTGCATGCTCCTCAGGAACACAGGAATGGATTTCGCGCTCGCGTGTCATGGGGAGTTGGCAGCGGCGCGGCGTGGCCTCTAATCTGGCGGCCCCGAATGAAAACGCCGCACAAGCCGCTGCAGGTTACCGTCTACCAGGATGTGCTGTGTTCCTGGTGCTATCTCGCCGACCTGCGCCTGGATGTCTTGCGCCAGGAGCTGGGCGAAGCCGTGCGTTGGAGCGTGAGGCCGTATCCGCTTCGTCTGCACGACGTGCTTCCCACGGAGCGCGAGAAGCGCGGGCTCGTGGAGGAAGTGCAGCGCGCGCAACGCGAGTCGGACGCGACGGCGCCGCTGCTATCCACGGACCTGTGGTTGGGAGGAGACCCGCCGCGCAGCAGCGTGCCGGCGCTGGCGGCGCTGGAGGCCGCGCGACTGCAAGGGCCGCAGGCGCGGGCGTTCCTCGCGCGAGCCATGCAGCGCGCCGCGCTGGAGCAAGGCGTCAACGTGTCGCGCACGGATGTCGTGTTCGAGCTGGCCTCGCGCGTGGGCCTGGCGATGAACGAGTTCTCCGCGGCGTTCCGTTCCGAGGAGACGCGGCGGCTCATCCTCGACGAGCACCGCGATGCGACCGCGCGCGGCGTGCGCGGTGTGCCCACGCTGGTCATCGGCGGGCGGTGGATGCTCTGCGGCCTGCGCGAGTTGACCGAGTACCGCGAGCACATCCTGGCCTGCATGGGCCGGGTGGCCGCACCGCGCTCGGGTTCCTCCGAGCGACTGGTGCACTGAAGAGCGACTCCCCGGCGCCCGCACGATTCCTGGGGCGCCGAGGCACGACGCGACGTCAGGACTCCCGTTGCTCGCCCCGGCTGAGCGACAGGTAGAGGCCCGCGAAGAGCAGGTAGAAGAACCCCATGGCGGGAATCACGGGCAGGCAGCAGAGGAAGACGCTCACCATGAGGATGAGGGTGGCCAGGAAGGCGGCCCCGAACATCGACAGGCGCTGCCCCTTCACATAGCCGAAGCACTTGCGGATGGTGTCGATGACCTTGGGGTTCTCGGTGTCCGCGAGCGCGACGGAGACGAGCGCCAGCGGCATGCCAATCCAGATGCTCGGGACGGCGACAATCAGGACACAGAGCCCCACCGCCACCAACAACACGGAGGCCTGGGTCATCTCCATGAGCTGCTTGACGTCACTCACCGAGCTCAGGTCGGACACACTGATGCCCGCCACGGCCACGAAGGCGCCGACCATCACGGCGAAGCACAGCAGGATGATGGGGAGGAAGATGGCGACCGCCAGCAGGTTGCTGACGACATAGGCCCCCACCTTGTTGACCTGGCTGAACAGGCGGCCCACGTCCGCGCGCTGTCCCTGAATCACATCCAGGCAGACACGCATCATCCCCATGATGGCGACGCCCTGCACCACCCACGAGAGCACCGTGCCCAGCAAGATGAACACGACGCTCGCGGCGCCGCCCATCTTCTCACCGACGAGCTTCAGCACCTCGGAGACGGCACCACCGAGCATGACGCCCATCAAGAACAGCAGGGCGCAGACGGTCAACATCACCCACTCGCGCTTGAACGCCGCCCAGCTCACCTCGAAGAGGCCACCGATGGTCCAGTTGTTGCGGTCCATCGGGAAGGCGCGGCCCTGCCCGTCCCGCTCCCGGCAGGTGGGGCACTGCGACTGGGTGCCCTGCTCCCCGCAGATGTCGCACATGAAATTGCCGCAGCGCGTACAGGTCCGCTGAGCGAGGTTCTCCGGATGAAGCGGGCACGTTGCCCCTCTCCCCCAACCAGCATTCGACTCCATGAAGGTGCCCTCTCCTCGCGCGACGGGTCCGGCATGCCCCGGCCTTCGAGTCGCGCCTCTGGCGCACCTACACCATCCCGTGCGCTGTCCACCAGGGCACAGTCCCCTAAACAGCGAGCAGGCGGGCGAGAAGCTCCGGGGTGAATTTTCCTCCGGACCCGGCGTCAGAGGGCCCGTGGTCGCGAAGTGGGACTGGCTGATGGTGCCCTTCGCACGGGAGACTCGTCACATGCGCCGACTGCTCGCACTCGCCATCCCTCTCGCCCTGATGATGGGGACGGGTTGCTACGCCCACTACCATGGCCCCGCACGACACGGCGGCGGCGGCGTGGTGGTGGACTACAGCTATTCGGGTGACCACCCCGTTCCGGACGATGATGGCGGCGGCTGGTGCCCGTACACCCACGTCCACTCGCACGGCTACCGCCCGTCGACCACGTACTACACCTACACCGACGACGTGTATTACTACCGAGGCCCCACGCTGGTCTGGTACTGGGACTTCCACCTGGACCCGCACGGCTCCTCGTGCCACCAGCACGGGCGTCACTCGCACGACTACTACCCGAGCTCCGGCCGGGCGTATCGCTGGGAGCGCAGCCGCGGGTACGTGTTCGACCGGACCCATGGCGCCTCCGCGGGCTACGGCTACTCCCGTGGCCGCTCGCAGCAGCCGTCGCGTCGCCACGTCTCCCGCGACGATGACGGCCCGACGAACCGTCCTCCTCCCTCCGGCA is part of the Myxococcus landrumus genome and encodes:
- a CDS encoding pilus assembly protein — its product is MTTRLARRVTSRRARGQALLEAAIGATLFVTIIVFGIHLAEVGFLSLKVQEAAVSALWDGTHGEMHFIPASYSQAGGSMRSAAANAQARYSDFKGLSSAQGGGRITQVFTQGTGMQVSCGMDVGVGWAGAVLTRPVYRDNGGTACGAQATLSAWRFPSSFLDDGSEGALYKKKHLEDSISTMQVCAVGRPVGGTCTGRFAMLVDDWGLAGERESPTCLIAKQDQLFPCTNPAFHAAAWSTYTPTSLPIPLGASALAEAALYINPLPLTALAMVGLGMKEQTFWISAAGEETNFIQVMPLRDPISLIWPTSPGSVVAGTSGYYGAAYVNRLRDGGCFLGLDCD
- the ileS gene encoding isoleucine--tRNA ligase — protein: MSDTPSQDKDFKDSVNLPRTDFPMKGNLAQLEPRMLGWWGERGIWEKILEKNAAGEPFVLPDGPPYANGHLHAGHALNKVLKDIVVKYRNGVGRRCDFIPGWDTHGLPIEQAVEKRLKDKKVDKRTLSRDVFLEKCREYALEFIDIQKAEFQRLGVFGSWDAPYKTLDFSYEAQEIRELAVFARRGMLYRRKKPVYWCLQDQTALAEAEVEYEEHESPSVYVAFPAGAELAERVPALKGHEVAFAIWTTTPWTLPANLAVAVNPELEYVFYQLGARVICVAKDLLPKVLAEVKSDELAVKNVALPGGEVSAAAMVDPSRILAYAQGADLEHLTYQHPFYERRGRIVLGEHVTLDAGTGLVHTAPGHGQEDYEVGLSYGLDIYNPVRPDGRYDDTVGEALAGKRVFEANPLVIALLVEKGALLNDAKDTVAHSYPHCWRCHNPIILSATYQWFIPMDGPFHGEKTFRQEVLAEVDKVKWVPSWGHSRIRGMLETRPDWTISRQRTWGVPICIAYCEGCDEALVSPELMEKVAAAVEKEGVGVWYRTPVKDFLPEGFQCPRCGKGEFRRETDILDVWFDSACMFSAVLERRQRMPADLFLEGSDQHRGWFHSSMLVAVGTRDVSPYKACLTHGFVVDGKGEKMSKSLGNVVAPEKIIQQYGAEVLRLWVAASDYRNDVRLSDQILKGLSEGYRKIRNTVRYALSNLYDFDPAKHTVARAELLPLDQWALGRLSEVVARVKQAYEDYEFHLVYATVVDFCAGDLSAVYFDILKDRLYTWRTDGKGRRSAQTVLHEVSSVLLRLLAPVMSFTAEEAWGFLPGKSEESVFLAGFPEPGAKLEPALAERYAKLFALRAAVQGVLEVARREKRIGASLEARVLLTASAPVREFLKAHQDELPGLFITSQVELVDAEGAEATALDVTRAFGDGVKVFAEVKPAHGHKCPRCWTYAEAVGQGGDVCLKCREALAT
- a CDS encoding sigma 54-interacting transcriptional regulator, giving the protein MSATDPHPDDIHTSPGEAAGLDLAHSPLLGETLVVDPRTTVKLHKCRLAVASGPDTGRSVVSDKERLRCGAHPGNDLVLVEDRTASRHHFEIQFTERGYLLVDLGSTNGTFLDGRRIERAYLSPGSQIRAGSSVLTFAPLDEEVTIEPDRDGELCGMVGQSVKMRQIFGLIKKIAPLDVSVIIQGETGTGKELVARAIHELSGRNKSPMEVLDCGAIPPNLIESELFGHEKGAFTGAVSGRPGAFERAHGGTIFLDELGELRLDLQPKLLRVLENHEVRRVGGNDVIEVSCRVIAATNRDLMKEIQAGNFREDLYFRLSVITIQLPPLRQRRDDIPLILKEALADPEVVLKHGKKRFSPEAMGLLMSYPWPGNVRELMNVLSHVLTFSEGEEIQPAHLPPRVRGQTREGPLPFNEHLSFKDAKEQLLENFEREYVTSVLTRCEGNLSRAARESGLHRKSIERLVKKYQLDTKGMKPR
- a CDS encoding TadE/TadG family type IV pilus assembly protein → MRAAMNSDPRGNQGQSGQAMVEAALTLPLVVFLLLGTLQLFLMLQARVLAHYAAFQATRAGSVAHGECERMTHAAILALIPSFHSFLGLSSSTDEVRHGGGGGAPARLAAAFRARRDNRFQAGLDGVHTGSIVWINRAIIGGGVGSPQDKEFDEPGHLRRLEVQLIYWYPLRIPFANWVMSRMFMAQMGIQDYRAANPLILAEKDANWNQGEFSNPITVAGDIRSELASRVARQQYVFPIETTFTMRMLTPTKRRHFASMDCPR
- a CDS encoding TadE/TadG family type IV pilus assembly protein — translated: MKRTLVRGQTMVLFVLGTLLMVLMATLTVSFAMKVRERIELQTVTDAAAYSNAVATARTFNNIAVMNRAQIGHAVAQAGATSLVSWATLYRAELNAANTGFGIGKTPYQIAKNTGCPCAWKNAWCKARCKCGIKGLADLSMLQAKLRAEKLRVDAVFQSMEFMVRMQMLGHQIAQGALYAAQQDVYRDLRDRLDNQTFANRIVGNAMGAGKHGNDASWKVPAIGNVNKKELSGGTLCSGDGAVCDLPLTVAHAVNAAMGSRGFTFVTHRQVVSKERHYAIHQANLDYLIWFPDEVLILPNTNGTTYFGKKGRQMPWLPPYAPAIVADDRGSIGWMYDHLLHGGNPVACPASVAGVQSISSSLVNSGGFPMPEHKWTGGPPGGDPFNHFLVPCLGGVSSCPGIWPPFLDYNPFRLLNGEGNVYGQPKNFAVVQRDLQARALDPWDLSFRYRFEKGGAGNVYDSRSFTLEDGTPNGTQTALSTGIAYYHRGGSAGINHWSEPPNLLNPYWRATLVGATIDNTGVDDAVNTLRLSSPVAAQTFEELRNAGFKGLQR